A window of the Fuscovulum sp. genome harbors these coding sequences:
- a CDS encoding glyoxylate/hydroxypyruvate reductase A, protein MTLTVLFAASDANWQAYARPLATAFAAAGLTAHLTRDAAPETVDYIVYAPTSALQDFAPYTNCKAVLSLWAGVERIVTNPTLTQPLCRMVDPALAEGMVEWVVGHALRHHLGMDRHILNPGKAWDPTCPPLARERPVAMLGMGELGTACARALTALNFPVTGWSRSPKSVEGIPCLHGESGLATALATAQIVITLLPKTAETENILNAHTLALLPKGAVILNPGRGALIDDDALLAALDAGQIGHATLDVFRVEPLPQDHPYWSHPRVTVTPHIAADTRAPSASRVIAENIRRSEAGEPLLHQVDRQRGY, encoded by the coding sequence ATGACCCTCACCGTCCTCTTCGCCGCCTCGGATGCCAACTGGCAGGCCTATGCCCGCCCCCTCGCCACAGCCTTCGCCGCCGCCGGGCTGACCGCGCATCTCACCCGCGACGCCGCCCCCGAAACAGTAGATTACATCGTCTACGCCCCCACCAGCGCCTTGCAGGATTTCGCCCCTTACACCAACTGCAAGGCCGTGCTGTCCCTCTGGGCCGGGGTGGAACGGATCGTCACCAACCCCACGCTGACCCAACCCCTCTGCCGCATGGTCGATCCCGCGCTGGCCGAGGGGATGGTGGAATGGGTGGTCGGCCACGCCCTGCGCCACCACCTCGGGATGGATCGCCACATCCTCAACCCCGGCAAGGCATGGGATCCCACCTGCCCCCCCCTCGCCCGCGAACGCCCCGTCGCCATGCTGGGCATGGGCGAATTGGGCACCGCCTGCGCCCGCGCGCTCACCGCGCTCAACTTCCCCGTCACCGGATGGAGCCGCAGCCCCAAATCTGTCGAAGGCATCCCCTGCCTGCACGGCGAATCCGGCCTCGCCACCGCCCTCGCCACCGCGCAGATCGTCATCACCCTGCTGCCCAAAACGGCCGAGACGGAGAATATCCTCAACGCCCACACCCTCGCCTTGCTGCCCAAAGGCGCCGTGATCCTGAACCCCGGCCGCGGCGCGCTGATCGACGACGACGCCCTCCTCGCCGCGCTTGACGCAGGCCAGATCGGCCACGCCACACTCGATGTGTTCCGGGTCGAACCCCTGCCGCAGGACCACCCCTACTGGTCCCACCCCCGCGTCACCGTCACCCCCCACATTGCCGCCGACACCCGCGCCCCCTCAGCCTCCCGCGTGATCGCCGAAAACATCCGCCGCAGCGAGGCGGGCGAACCCCTGCTCCATCAGGTCGACCGCCAGCGCGGCTACTGA
- a CDS encoding DMT family transporter, whose product MRYGLGMVLVVLAGIIWSTQGLVFRQIDAAGTWAVLFWRSVGMVPVLLSFLIWRAGGSPVPAIRAVGLAGVLGGLGLVGAFGGAIYSIQSTTIANAVFLFAASPFLTALIGWAVLGERVRPQTWAAMGVALAGIFVMVRDDLSGGAMAGNIAALLSALGFAVFTVSLRWGKVADSLPSVLLGGFFSIAAGAVIAAQMGQTLAVPLPDALWSMAMGAVTLSGGMVLYELGSRVVPAAESALLSNIEVMLAPLWVWLFLNETASPATFLGGAILLVAVTMNAVSGARRAAAT is encoded by the coding sequence ATGCGCTACGGTCTGGGCATGGTGCTGGTCGTACTGGCGGGGATCATCTGGTCCACGCAGGGGCTGGTCTTTCGACAGATCGACGCGGCCGGCACCTGGGCGGTGCTGTTCTGGCGCTCGGTCGGCATGGTCCCGGTTCTGCTTTCCTTTCTCATCTGGCGCGCAGGCGGATCACCTGTGCCCGCCATCCGGGCGGTGGGTCTGGCGGGGGTCCTGGGCGGCCTCGGCCTTGTCGGGGCCTTCGGTGGCGCGATCTATTCGATCCAGTCCACAACCATCGCCAATGCCGTCTTCCTGTTCGCGGCCTCCCCCTTCCTGACGGCGCTGATCGGCTGGGCCGTGCTGGGCGAACGCGTCCGCCCCCAGACATGGGCCGCGATGGGCGTCGCCCTTGCGGGCATCTTCGTCATGGTGCGCGATGATCTGTCGGGCGGCGCGATGGCGGGCAACATCGCGGCGCTCCTGTCCGCCCTCGGCTTTGCCGTCTTCACCGTCTCGTTGCGCTGGGGAAAGGTGGCAGACAGTCTGCCCTCGGTCCTTCTGGGGGGCTTCTTCTCCATCGCCGCCGGGGCCGTCATCGCCGCGCAGATGGGCCAGACCCTTGCCGTCCCCCTGCCCGATGCGCTCTGGTCCATGGCCATGGGCGCGGTCACACTATCCGGCGGCATGGTGCTTTATGAACTGGGCAGCCGGGTCGTCCCCGCCGCCGAATCCGCCCTCCTGTCGAATATCGAGGTGATGCTGGCCCCGCTCTGGGTCTGGCTCTTCCTCAATGAAACCGCCAGCCCCGCCACCTTCCTCGGCGGCGCCATCCTGCTGGTCGCGGTCACGATGAATGCCGTCTCCGGCGCACGGCGCGCCGCCGCGACCTGA
- a CDS encoding type II toxin-antitoxin system RelB/DinJ family antitoxin: MPANTTMLHIRIDEDVKTRAAAALEGVGLTLSDAVRILLTRVAKEGGLPPGLTVTEETHDEWFRRKVQEALDDPGPLLSHEEAMREMNELIRNRVRDRSPME, encoded by the coding sequence ATGCCCGCCAACACCACCATGCTGCACATCCGCATAGATGAGGATGTAAAAACCCGCGCCGCCGCCGCGCTGGAAGGCGTGGGCCTGACGCTTTCAGACGCCGTCCGCATCCTCCTCACCCGCGTCGCAAAAGAAGGCGGCCTCCCCCCCGGCCTCACCGTGACCGAGGAAACCCACGACGAATGGTTCCGCCGCAAGGTGCAAGAGGCGCTTGACGATCCCGGCCCGCTCCTCTCCCATGAAGAGGCAATGCGTGAAATGAACGAGTTGATCCGTAATCGTGTCCGTGACCGCAGTCCGATGGAGTAG
- a CDS encoding type II toxin-antitoxin system RelE/ParE family toxin, with product MASVYAHIADHNIRAADALRDLIYRQAELLPNHPHAFRKGRLPGTREMVIHPNYILVYAARDEAVTILRLLHSARNWP from the coding sequence GTGGCCTCCGTTTACGCGCATATTGCCGACCACAATATCCGCGCCGCCGATGCGCTTCGTGACCTGATCTACCGGCAGGCAGAACTCCTCCCCAACCATCCCCACGCTTTCCGCAAGGGTCGCCTGCCCGGCACGCGCGAGATGGTCATCCACCCGAACTACATCCTCGTCTACGCCGCACGGGACGAAGCGGTCACCATCCTCCGCCTCCTCCACAGCGCCCGCAACTGGCCTTGA
- a CDS encoding MurR/RpiR family transcriptional regulator, which produces MDAAVTIEDRMRAAMGDLTRAERQLATHILTHYPVAALGSITELARASGVSNPTVVRLCQKLGFKGYPDYQHALRSEVEAMLLSPLAKHDRWAGGVPDTHILNRFADAVVANLQATLSQIDHAEFDATAALLADPERRVFAMGGRITHAMAEYFVTLMKNVRPNVTLLSGMSNTWPPALLDMVPGDVLVVFDIRRYENSVLQLTELAVEQGAEVVLITDRWLSPAAAHSRHVLACHVEAPSAWDSTVSPLVLVETLLASVQDRTWAVTEGRLKRLEELYARSRFFRRHR; this is translated from the coding sequence ATGGATGCCGCCGTCACGATCGAAGACCGGATGCGCGCCGCGATGGGCGATCTGACGCGGGCCGAACGGCAATTGGCGACGCACATCCTGACCCATTATCCGGTGGCGGCGCTGGGGTCGATCACCGAACTGGCGCGGGCGTCGGGGGTGTCGAACCCCACGGTGGTGCGGCTGTGCCAGAAGCTGGGCTTCAAGGGATATCCCGATTACCAGCATGCCCTGCGGTCAGAGGTGGAGGCGATGCTGCTGTCACCCTTGGCCAAGCATGACCGCTGGGCGGGGGGCGTGCCGGATACGCATATCCTGAACCGGTTTGCCGATGCGGTGGTGGCCAATTTGCAGGCCACGCTGAGCCAGATCGACCATGCCGAGTTTGACGCGACGGCGGCGCTGCTGGCCGATCCGGAGCGGCGGGTGTTTGCGATGGGTGGGCGGATCACCCATGCGATGGCCGAATATTTCGTGACGCTGATGAAGAATGTGCGCCCGAATGTGACGCTGCTGTCGGGGATGTCGAATACATGGCCGCCCGCGTTGTTGGATATGGTGCCGGGGGATGTGCTGGTAGTGTTCGACATCCGCCGCTATGAAAATTCGGTGCTGCAACTGACGGAACTGGCGGTGGAGCAGGGGGCGGAGGTGGTGCTGATCACCGATCGCTGGCTGTCGCCCGCTGCCGCCCATTCCCGCCATGTGCTGGCCTGCCATGTGGAAGCGCCGAGCGCCTGGGACAGCACTGTGTCGCCTTTGGTTCTGGTGGAGACGCTGCTGGCTTCGGTGCAGGACCGGACCTGGGCGGTGACAGAGGGGCGGCTGAAGCGGCTGGAAGAGCTATATGCCCGGTCGCGGTTTTTCCGGCGGCACCGCTAG
- a CDS encoding N-formylglutamate amidohydrolase → MTRAMNAGSNRETAVFPPLVENSAARGRAVIVCEHASNHFPPRWGDLGLTPDQRSAHIAWDPGALGVARGLAQRLDAVLVHAPVSRLVYDCNRAPDMAGAMPARSEIHDIPGNTAITPEDRAARTAAVYVPFHDGLHALLMDRIARGLHPALITIHSFTPVYFGTPRTVEFGVIHDADDTLPRAILDAARARTTLTSALNEPYSARDDVTHTLRLHATPYGLPNAMLEIRNDLIASPADQSAMAATLAPVLAAAMAALTPEPVM, encoded by the coding sequence ATGACTCGCGCAATGAACGCGGGCAGCAACAGGGAAACGGCGGTCTTTCCGCCCTTGGTCGAAAACAGCGCCGCCCGTGGCCGGGCGGTGATCGTCTGCGAACATGCCTCCAACCATTTCCCTCCGCGCTGGGGCGATCTGGGCCTGACGCCCGATCAGCGCAGCGCCCATATCGCCTGGGATCCCGGCGCGCTTGGCGTGGCGCGCGGGCTGGCGCAGCGGCTGGATGCCGTGCTGGTCCATGCCCCCGTGTCGCGCCTTGTCTATGATTGCAACCGCGCGCCCGACATGGCCGGTGCCATGCCCGCCCGCTCGGAAATCCACGACATCCCCGGCAACACCGCCATCACGCCCGAAGATCGCGCCGCCCGCACCGCGGCGGTCTATGTCCCCTTCCATGACGGCTTGCACGCGCTTCTGATGGACCGCATCGCCCGTGGCCTGCACCCCGCGCTCATCACCATCCACAGCTTCACGCCCGTCTATTTCGGCACGCCCCGCACGGTAGAATTCGGGGTCATCCACGATGCCGACGACACCCTTCCCCGTGCCATCCTTGACGCCGCCCGCGCCCGCACCACCCTGACATCCGCGCTGAACGAACCCTATTCCGCCCGCGATGACGTGACCCACACCCTGCGCCTGCACGCCACGCCCTACGGCCTGCCCAACGCCATGCTAGAGATTCGCAACGACCTCATCGCCAGCCCGGCGGACCAATCCGCCATGGCCGCCACCCTCGCCCCCGTCCTCGCCGCCGCCATGGCCGCGCTGACGCCAGAACCCGTGATGTGA
- a CDS encoding TRAP transporter small permease subunit translates to MPRFVIAFVRLVDRLNYGVGRFAMYLLFVLMAILTWSSLSKAFFNPSLWTLEMAQFVMVAYYILGGPYTMQNEGHVRMDLFYAKQSPVRRAWWDGFTVFAIIFYLGVLIWGAAESFGYSLGLKWTDPTTSALGLSWPQIGRLERSPTAWRPYLWPIKLVMLTGFILMLLQALSSLAKDIATIRGETI, encoded by the coding sequence ATGCCGCGTTTCGTGATCGCCTTCGTCCGCCTCGTCGACCGCCTGAATTACGGCGTCGGGCGCTTTGCGATGTATCTTTTGTTCGTCCTGATGGCGATCCTGACCTGGTCCTCGCTTTCCAAAGCCTTCTTCAACCCCTCGCTCTGGACGCTGGAAATGGCCCAGTTCGTGATGGTGGCCTATTACATCCTCGGCGGCCCCTACACGATGCAGAACGAAGGCCATGTCCGCATGGACCTGTTCTATGCCAAGCAATCCCCCGTCCGCCGCGCCTGGTGGGATGGCTTCACCGTCTTTGCCATCATCTTCTATCTCGGCGTGCTGATCTGGGGTGCTGCAGAAAGCTTCGGCTACTCCCTCGGCCTGAAATGGACTGATCCCACAACCTCCGCACTCGGCCTGTCCTGGCCGCAAATCGGCCGGCTGGAACGCAGTCCAACCGCCTGGCGGCCCTATCTCTGGCCCATCAAGCTTGTGATGCTGACAGGCTTCATCCTCATGCTTCTCCAGGCGCTCTCGTCGCTGGCGAAAGACATCGCCACCATCCGCGGAGAGACGATCTGA
- a CDS encoding TRAP transporter large permease subunit, with translation MPYEMIAALMFSTMLLMMMTGQRVFGIIGFVAVVAAISLWGTGGHNMGFSASMKLMKWYPLLSLPMFVFMGYIMSESRLADDLYRMFHVWFGPIPGGLAIGTILLMVLISAMNGLSVAGMAIGSTIALPELLRRGYQKEMVTGVIQAGSSLGILIPPSVVLVLYAMIARAPVSELWLAGVLPGLMMAALFILYVYIRCRIQPALGPAMSAEERATITRADKFHALRAGALPFIIFFAMMFPFIYGWTSLVESSVIGVAATMLAAVIKGRMNKMVFEVATRSTLFITCMFMWVILAALAFGAVFDGLGAVKAIESLFVEKLGFGPWTILILMQVSFLLMGMFLDDTAMLVIVAPLYVPLVATLDLGIPPEDVLIWYGVLYTITCQIAYLTPPFGYNLFLMRAFAPPEITMGDIYRSVVPFVLVMVAALALIMLFPGIALWLPNLIYPN, from the coding sequence ATGCCCTATGAGATGATCGCCGCCCTGATGTTCTCGACCATGCTGCTGATGATGATGACCGGGCAGCGCGTGTTCGGCATCATCGGCTTTGTCGCTGTGGTCGCCGCCATTTCGCTCTGGGGCACGGGCGGGCATAACATGGGCTTCTCGGCCTCGATGAAGCTGATGAAATGGTATCCGCTCCTGTCGCTGCCCATGTTCGTCTTCATGGGCTACATCATGAGCGAAAGCCGCCTCGCCGATGATCTCTATCGTATGTTCCATGTCTGGTTCGGCCCCATTCCGGGTGGCCTCGCCATCGGCACCATCCTTCTGATGGTGCTGATCTCGGCCATGAACGGGCTGTCTGTTGCGGGCATGGCCATCGGGTCGACCATCGCTCTGCCCGAACTGCTGCGACGCGGCTATCAAAAGGAAATGGTGACCGGCGTCATTCAGGCAGGCTCCTCGCTCGGCATCCTGATTCCGCCATCCGTTGTGCTCGTCCTCTACGCCATGATCGCCCGCGCCCCGGTGTCCGAACTTTGGCTGGCAGGCGTCCTTCCCGGCCTGATGATGGCGGCCTTGTTCATCCTCTATGTCTATATCCGCTGCCGCATCCAGCCCGCGCTTGGCCCCGCCATGAGCGCCGAGGAACGCGCCACCATCACCCGCGCCGACAAGTTCCACGCCCTGCGCGCGGGCGCGCTGCCCTTCATCATCTTCTTCGCGATGATGTTTCCCTTCATCTACGGCTGGACCTCGCTGGTCGAAAGCTCGGTGATCGGCGTCGCCGCCACCATGCTGGCCGCCGTCATCAAGGGCCGCATGAACAAGATGGTGTTCGAGGTTGCCACCCGCTCCACCCTGTTCATCACCTGCATGTTCATGTGGGTGATCCTTGCTGCGCTGGCCTTCGGCGCGGTCTTCGATGGCCTCGGCGCGGTCAAGGCGATTGAAAGCCTCTTTGTCGAAAAACTGGGGTTCGGCCCGTGGACCATCCTGATCCTTATGCAGGTCAGCTTCCTGCTGATGGGCATGTTCCTTGATGACACGGCGATGCTGGTCATCGTGGCCCCGCTCTATGTGCCGCTGGTGGCCACGCTTGACCTTGGCATCCCGCCTGAAGATGTGCTGATCTGGTACGGCGTGCTTTACACCATCACCTGCCAGATCGCCTATCTGACGCCGCCCTTCGGCTATAACCTCTTCCTGATGCGCGCCTTCGCGCCGCCAGAAATCACCATGGGCGACATCTACCGGTCCGTCGTTCCCTTCGTGCTCGTGATGGTGGCCGCGCTTGCCTTGATCATGCTCTTCCCCGGCATCGCGCTGTGGCTGCCCAATCTGATCTATCCGAACTGA
- a CDS encoding TRAP transporter substrate-binding protein — MTTSRRSFLTKGALAGAATLAAPAIATAQAPIKWRMQTYAGAALGEQVVKPAVDAFNRIAQGQMEIELFYADQLVPTGELFQAMQAGTIDCVQSDDDSMASPTEVTVFGGYFPLGLRYSLDVPALFNKYGLKQIWEEEYAAVGVKHISAGAWDPCHFATKDPINSLADLQGKRVFTFPTAGRFLTQFGVVPVTLPWEDIEVAMQTGELDGIAWSGITEVYTVGWSNVTNYFLTNNISGAWIGHFFANMDRWNELPPHLQELLATCFEQSHYYRQHWYWAGEADLRINGGKLQLTTIPDEEWKTVEAAALTFWDEIAAESEVKAKVVAIFKQYNDVMVKAGRPYRF, encoded by the coding sequence ATGACGACTTCAAGACGTTCCTTCCTCACCAAGGGCGCTCTGGCCGGGGCCGCCACGCTGGCCGCGCCCGCCATCGCCACCGCACAGGCCCCCATCAAATGGCGGATGCAGACCTATGCCGGTGCCGCCCTTGGCGAACAGGTGGTCAAACCCGCCGTGGATGCCTTCAACCGCATCGCCCAAGGCCAGATGGAGATCGAACTCTTCTACGCCGACCAGCTCGTCCCGACGGGCGAACTGTTTCAGGCGATGCAGGCAGGCACCATCGACTGCGTCCAGTCCGATGATGACTCGATGGCATCCCCCACCGAAGTGACCGTGTTCGGCGGTTACTTCCCCCTTGGCCTGCGCTACTCGCTCGACGTGCCCGCGCTGTTCAACAAATACGGCCTCAAGCAGATCTGGGAAGAAGAATACGCCGCTGTCGGCGTCAAGCACATCTCGGCCGGCGCATGGGACCCCTGCCACTTCGCCACCAAAGACCCGATCAACAGCCTTGCCGACCTGCAAGGCAAGCGCGTCTTCACCTTCCCGACCGCTGGCCGCTTCCTCACCCAATTCGGCGTCGTCCCCGTCACCCTGCCGTGGGAAGACATCGAAGTTGCGATGCAGACCGGCGAACTTGACGGCATCGCATGGTCCGGCATCACCGAGGTCTACACCGTGGGCTGGTCCAACGTGACCAACTACTTCCTCACCAACAACATCTCGGGCGCATGGATCGGGCATTTCTTTGCCAACATGGACCGCTGGAACGAACTGCCGCCGCACCTGCAGGAACTGCTGGCGACCTGTTTCGAACAGTCCCACTACTACCGCCAGCACTGGTACTGGGCGGGCGAGGCTGACCTGCGCATCAACGGCGGCAAGCTGCAACTGACCACCATCCCGGATGAGGAATGGAAAACGGTCGAAGCCGCCGCCCTGACCTTCTGGGATGAAATCGCCGCCGAAAGCGAAGTGAAGGCCAAGGTCGTGGCCATCTTCAAGCAGTATAACGACGTCATGGTGAAAGCCGGACGTCCCTACCGCTTCTGA
- a CDS encoding glutamine synthetase family protein, whose translation MPGTMTFDTLKEAVARGEIDTVLVAAIDMQGRLMGKRFHAAFFVSNGYKETHCCNYLLAVDMEMNTVPGYKSAGWEQGYGDYVMKPDLSTLRALPWLPGTALCLSDLLDHHTQEEVTVSPRAILKKQVARARAMGFEPMMATELEFYIFENAYENLRDGGLSALKPISGYNEDYHLFQTSKEESLMRDVRNGLYAAGIPIENTKGEADAGQHEVNYKYSDALDTADNHVIIKQGVKEIAHTKGKSVTFMAKYDHRKAGSSSHVHQSLWTLDGKPAFYDHDDPHGMSATMKHFVAGQLAHAQEITTFLAPYVNSYKRFTIGMFAPTKAVWSADNRTAGFRVCGEHTKAVRVECRIPGSDVNPYLCCAALLAAGLAGIEAKMELEPEMKGDMYHAAGVREIPKNLREAAALLNTSTMLRAALGDDVVDHYHHAAQWEIAETDRVVTDFELQRLLERA comes from the coding sequence ATGCCCGGAACCATGACATTCGACACCCTGAAAGAAGCCGTCGCCCGCGGCGAGATCGACACCGTTCTGGTGGCCGCGATCGACATGCAGGGCCGCCTGATGGGCAAACGCTTTCACGCCGCCTTCTTCGTTTCCAACGGCTACAAGGAAACCCACTGCTGCAACTACCTGCTGGCCGTGGACATGGAGATGAACACCGTCCCCGGCTACAAATCCGCCGGATGGGAACAGGGTTACGGCGACTATGTGATGAAGCCCGACCTCTCCACCCTGCGCGCCCTGCCCTGGCTGCCCGGCACCGCACTGTGCCTGTCCGACCTTCTCGATCACCACACGCAGGAAGAGGTCACCGTCTCCCCCCGCGCGATTTTGAAAAAACAGGTCGCCCGCGCCCGCGCCATGGGGTTTGAACCCATGATGGCGACCGAACTCGAATTCTACATCTTCGAGAACGCCTATGAAAACCTGCGCGACGGCGGCCTCTCCGCGCTGAAGCCCATCTCCGGCTATAACGAGGATTACCACCTCTTCCAGACCTCCAAGGAAGAATCCCTGATGCGCGATGTCCGCAACGGCCTCTACGCCGCCGGCATCCCCATTGAGAACACCAAGGGCGAGGCCGACGCCGGCCAGCATGAGGTGAACTACAAATACTCCGACGCGCTCGATACCGCCGACAACCACGTGATCATCAAGCAAGGCGTCAAGGAAATCGCCCATACCAAGGGAAAGTCCGTCACCTTCATGGCCAAGTATGACCACCGCAAAGCGGGGTCCTCCTCCCATGTCCACCAATCGCTCTGGACGCTGGATGGCAAACCCGCCTTCTACGACCATGACGATCCGCATGGCATGTCCGCCACCATGAAGCACTTCGTCGCGGGCCAACTCGCCCACGCGCAGGAAATCACCACCTTCCTCGCGCCCTACGTCAACAGCTACAAACGCTTTACCATTGGCATGTTCGCCCCCACCAAAGCGGTCTGGAGCGCGGACAACCGCACCGCAGGCTTCCGCGTCTGCGGCGAACACACCAAGGCCGTCCGCGTCGAATGCCGCATCCCCGGCAGCGACGTGAACCCCTACCTCTGCTGCGCCGCCCTTCTCGCCGCAGGTCTGGCGGGGATCGAGGCCAAGATGGAGCTGGAGCCGGAAATGAAAGGCGACATGTACCACGCCGCCGGTGTGCGCGAGATTCCGAAGAACCTCCGCGAAGCCGCTGCCCTGCTCAACACCTCCACCATGCTGCGCGCCGCATTGGGCGATGATGTGGTCGACCACTACCACCACGCCGCCCAATGGGAGATCGCGGAAACAGACCGCGTCGTGACCGATTTCGAACTCCAGCGCCTGCTGGAACGCGCATAA
- a CDS encoding aldehyde dehydrogenase family protein, whose translation MKPIQLISPVDGSVYIERMPLSPDEAKAAVARAKSAQKAWAARPLADRIALVKAGVKNLNDMSAVIVEELAWQMGRPTRFGGEFGGVNARTEYMSDIAAKTLAPEMIEDSDKFRRYLARDPVGVVFIVAPWNYPYLTTINTLVPALIAGNTVILKHASQTMKVGERLAEAFHAAGIPADVFQNVVLDHATTESLIAARSFGFVNFTGSVGGGIAMEKAAAGTFTPLGLELGGKDPGYVRHDANLDAAVDTLMDGAMYNAGQCCCGIERIYVHESLYDAFVEKAVAWVKTLKLGNPFDADSTLGPMANKRFAAVVRGQIADAIAAGAKPLIDPALFPADDGGAYLAPQILVNVDHSMRVMTEESFGPVVGIMKVKDDDEAVALMNDSPYGLTASVWTQDYETAQAIGARIETGTVFMNRADYLDPALCWTGCKDTGRGGSLSYLGFHSVTRPKSYHLKKV comes from the coding sequence ATGAAACCCATCCAACTCATCTCTCCGGTCGACGGATCGGTCTATATCGAACGCATGCCCCTTTCCCCGGATGAGGCAAAGGCCGCTGTCGCCCGCGCCAAATCCGCACAAAAGGCCTGGGCCGCCCGCCCGCTGGCGGACCGTATCGCGCTGGTCAAGGCAGGCGTGAAAAACCTCAACGACATGTCCGCCGTCATCGTCGAAGAACTCGCATGGCAGATGGGCCGCCCCACCCGCTTTGGCGGTGAATTCGGCGGCGTCAACGCCCGCACCGAATACATGTCCGACATCGCGGCCAAGACGCTCGCCCCCGAAATGATCGAAGACAGCGACAAATTCCGCCGCTACCTCGCCCGCGATCCGGTCGGCGTCGTCTTCATCGTGGCCCCGTGGAACTACCCCTACCTCACCACGATCAACACCCTCGTCCCCGCCCTCATCGCGGGCAACACCGTCATCCTGAAACATGCCAGCCAGACGATGAAGGTCGGCGAAAGGCTGGCCGAGGCGTTCCACGCAGCAGGCATCCCCGCCGACGTGTTCCAGAACGTCGTCCTCGACCACGCCACGACGGAATCCCTCATCGCCGCCCGTTCCTTCGGCTTCGTCAACTTCACCGGATCGGTGGGTGGCGGCATCGCCATGGAAAAGGCCGCCGCTGGCACTTTCACGCCGCTGGGCCTCGAACTGGGCGGCAAAGACCCCGGCTATGTCCGCCATGACGCCAACCTCGACGCCGCCGTTGATACGCTGATGGACGGCGCGATGTATAACGCAGGCCAATGCTGCTGCGGCATCGAACGCATCTATGTCCATGAATCGCTCTACGATGCCTTTGTCGAAAAGGCCGTCGCATGGGTCAAAACCCTCAAACTCGGCAACCCGTTCGATGCCGACAGCACCCTCGGCCCCATGGCCAACAAGCGCTTTGCCGCCGTGGTCCGTGGCCAGATCGCCGATGCCATCGCCGCAGGGGCCAAACCCCTGATCGACCCCGCCCTCTTCCCCGCCGATGACGGCGGCGCCTATCTCGCGCCGCAAATCCTCGTCAACGTCGATCACTCCATGCGCGTGATGACCGAGGAATCCTTCGGCCCCGTCGTCGGCATCATGAAGGTCAAGGATGATGACGAAGCCGTCGCCCTGATGAACGATTCCCCCTACGGCCTCACCGCCTCGGTCTGGACGCAGGACTATGAAACCGCGCAGGCCATCGGCGCACGTATCGAAACCGGCACCGTCTTCATGAACCGCGCCGATTACCTTGACCCGGCCCTGTGCTGGACGGGCTGCAAGGATACCGGGCGCGGCGGCAGCCTCTCCTATCTCGGGTTCCATTCGGTGACCCGTCCGAAATCCTATCACCTCAAGAAGGTCTGA